In one window of Maribacter dokdonensis DSW-8 DNA:
- a CDS encoding TonB-dependent receptor, whose product MIRSTYLTVIFFLTFSLAFAQDFTINGLVVDESNTPVVLANVILLSEEGEFIKGTVTDDQGAYEIKSVTTGNYRIVASYIANTVESEILSITGSIEMPPLVLQSAQELDEVVVTQNKPKLEQLADRHIFNVENTAISDGVIWDVLKRTPGVMVMNNRLYVNGSSKVNIMINGKLVNLPEEDIINLLSGSSASNVQSIEVITSPPAKYSAEGGLLIDIKMKKNLVAGYNGAVFNRYTQGVLPKHTVGTDHFFKGKRVDFSTNYSFSHDRDWTRYSDATTFFEDGQENEIWTAEQKSISKGKSHNLNLFLDIELNEKNALSFSSTSSLSPDNNTIYTSSTDIESTNADIIARLKGLNTLGDDTYNTSNYLDWVHKLDDKGAEIATNAHFTYYDSKDNQELNNDIVEGFTENTSENTLNISSDQIINLFSAQTDLTLPLSKQSTLETGLKFANINSVSSILQSGFDETITNINPSESGIFNYDEQIYAGYVSLSNSWEKWKLNVGLRAEYTDTKGELNILSSANTNSYFDVFPNLSMSYTKDKNAFMVKYYRRITRPRYSSINPFQYYLSANSIFEGNPNLKPAYRSYIEVDYVYDKDYKFALFTSIKSDQQVQQFIQDNTTNFLIAQYINLETNYNFGADASVSKYFTSYWYFYFLVSQYYNQNKFVDVTTNAIIDNSTWTTYLRVNNYFTLLKDESLYADMAFTYISPYVQGNASFRAYSKLGINFRKTFWNKDASISIGVEDIFNKGNIYSTRNYLEQNNSTSTRRENRLFVLGFRYKFGNTKIRDNSKSKSTDENNRL is encoded by the coding sequence ATGATTAGGAGTACTTATTTAACGGTTATATTTTTTCTTACGTTTTCTTTAGCGTTTGCACAAGATTTTACCATCAACGGTTTGGTCGTAGACGAGAGCAATACTCCCGTTGTTTTGGCCAATGTAATCTTGTTGAGTGAAGAAGGTGAATTCATTAAAGGTACGGTTACCGATGATCAAGGAGCTTATGAAATTAAGTCCGTCACCACTGGCAACTACCGTATAGTAGCTAGTTATATAGCAAATACCGTAGAAAGTGAAATTCTTTCCATAACCGGTAGTATTGAGATGCCACCACTTGTTCTTCAAAGCGCTCAAGAATTAGATGAGGTCGTAGTAACCCAGAACAAACCAAAATTAGAACAATTGGCAGATCGTCATATTTTCAACGTTGAAAACACGGCAATTTCTGATGGCGTTATTTGGGATGTTTTAAAGCGTACACCAGGCGTAATGGTAATGAATAATCGCTTGTATGTAAATGGTAGTTCTAAGGTAAATATTATGATCAATGGTAAGCTGGTCAACTTACCGGAAGAGGATATTATCAATTTACTTAGCGGTAGTTCTGCAAGTAATGTACAATCTATAGAAGTAATTACGAGTCCGCCGGCAAAATATAGTGCAGAGGGTGGTTTGTTAATTGATATTAAAATGAAGAAAAACCTTGTTGCAGGGTATAACGGTGCTGTTTTTAACAGATATACGCAAGGTGTTTTACCAAAACATACAGTAGGTACAGATCACTTTTTTAAAGGTAAAAGAGTAGATTTTTCAACGAACTACAGTTTTAGTCATGATAGGGATTGGACCAGATATTCTGATGCTACCACGTTTTTTGAAGACGGACAAGAAAATGAGATTTGGACTGCAGAGCAAAAATCTATATCTAAAGGAAAAAGTCATAATCTAAATCTGTTTTTAGATATTGAATTAAATGAAAAAAATGCACTAAGCTTTTCTTCTACCTCAAGTTTATCACCCGATAACAATACAATATATACCTCATCAACCGATATTGAAAGTACCAATGCAGATATAATAGCGCGTTTAAAAGGTCTTAATACATTAGGTGATGATACCTATAACACGTCTAATTATTTAGATTGGGTACATAAGTTGGATGATAAAGGGGCAGAAATAGCAACAAACGCCCACTTTACCTATTATGATTCTAAGGATAATCAAGAATTAAATAATGACATTGTAGAAGGTTTTACCGAGAATACTTCTGAGAATACGTTAAATATAAGTTCAGACCAGATTATAAACCTTTTCAGCGCCCAAACAGACCTAACATTACCGTTATCAAAACAGTCTACTTTAGAGACAGGCTTAAAATTTGCAAATATAAACTCAGTGTCAAGTATTCTACAGTCTGGTTTTGATGAGACCATTACCAACATTAACCCTTCAGAATCTGGAATTTTTAATTACGACGAACAAATTTATGCAGGTTACGTAAGCCTTAGCAACAGTTGGGAAAAATGGAAATTAAATGTAGGTCTTAGAGCAGAATATACAGACACAAAGGGAGAATTAAATATTTTATCATCAGCAAATACAAATTCTTATTTTGATGTATTTCCAAACTTGTCTATGTCCTATACGAAAGACAAAAATGCTTTCATGGTTAAATATTACAGGCGAATTACCCGACCTAGATATAGCAGCATTAACCCTTTTCAATATTATTTATCTGCAAACTCTATTTTTGAGGGAAACCCTAATTTAAAACCAGCTTATCGTAGCTATATAGAAGTTGATTATGTGTATGATAAAGACTATAAGTTTGCTTTATTTACGAGTATAAAATCGGACCAACAGGTACAACAATTTATTCAAGACAATACGACCAATTTTTTAATAGCGCAGTATATAAATTTAGAAACCAATTATAATTTTGGTGCAGATGCTAGCGTATCTAAATATTTTACCTCGTATTGGTATTTTTATTTTTTAGTGAGCCAATATTACAATCAGAATAAATTTGTTGATGTAACTACCAACGCTATTATTGACAACTCTACTTGGACCACATACCTACGAGTTAATAATTATTTTACATTATTAAAAGATGAATCATTGTATGCGGACATGGCATTCACTTATATTTCGCCATACGTACAAGGTAATGCCAGTTTTAGAGCCTATAGTAAATTGGGTATAAATTTCAGAAAGACATTTTGGAACAAAGATGCTAGCATTTCAATAGGTGTAGAAGATATTTTTAATAAGGGAAATATTTATTCTACAAGAAACTATCTTGAACAAAATAATTCTACAAGTACTAGACGCGAAAATCGACTGTTTGTATTGGGTTTTAGGTACAAATTTGGTAACACAAAAATTAGAGATAACTCTAAGAGTAAAAGCACAGATGAAAACAATCGATTATAG
- a CDS encoding radical SAM protein produces the protein MSEKNYTYYDFTLSLCPECLRRVDAKIVFENEKVYMLKNCREHGRSKVLIADDIEYYKNIRNYNKASEYPKTFNTKTHYGCPYDCGLCPDHEQHSCLTVIELTDRCNLTCPTCYAGSSPTYGRHRTLEEIKKMLDVIVKNEGEPDVVQLSGGEPTIHPNFFEILDYAKSLPIRHLMLNTNGIKIAKDFDFAKRLATYAPDFEVYLQFDSLDNHVLQTLRGADLADIRLQALDHLNQLNLSTTLVVTLQKGLNDHEMGSTIDFALKQKCVRGVTFQPTQIAGRLENFEVDENRITLTEVRRKILEQSPIFEPDDLIPVPCNPDALVMAYALKLGDEVNPLTRFINPDDLLNEGKNTIIYEQDEQLHGKMIELFSTGNSVEKASENLKSIMCCLPEIDAPELGYDNLFRIIIMQFIDAHNFDVRAIKKSCVHIVNKDYKIIPFETMNLFYRDDKIERLKELQNEMI, from the coding sequence ATGTCAGAAAAAAACTATACCTATTATGATTTTACATTAAGCCTATGCCCAGAATGTTTACGTAGGGTAGATGCCAAAATCGTTTTTGAGAACGAGAAGGTGTATATGCTTAAAAACTGTAGAGAGCATGGTAGGTCTAAGGTGCTTATTGCAGACGATATTGAGTACTATAAGAACATAAGAAACTATAATAAGGCTTCTGAATACCCAAAAACCTTCAATACAAAAACACATTATGGATGCCCTTATGATTGCGGACTTTGCCCTGATCACGAGCAACATTCTTGTCTTACGGTTATTGAACTGACCGACCGCTGCAACCTTACCTGCCCTACTTGTTATGCGGGGTCATCTCCCACTTATGGTAGACACCGAACATTAGAGGAGATTAAAAAAATGTTAGATGTTATCGTTAAGAACGAGGGCGAACCAGATGTGGTTCAGCTTAGTGGAGGTGAGCCTACCATACATCCTAACTTTTTTGAAATTCTTGATTACGCAAAATCGCTCCCTATTCGGCATTTAATGTTGAATACCAACGGAATTAAAATTGCAAAAGATTTTGATTTTGCGAAACGATTGGCAACTTACGCACCAGATTTTGAAGTGTATTTACAGTTTGATTCTTTGGATAACCATGTACTACAAACCTTAAGAGGTGCAGACCTGGCAGATATTCGTCTACAAGCGTTAGATCACTTAAATCAATTGAACCTTTCCACAACATTGGTAGTCACATTACAAAAGGGGCTGAACGACCATGAAATGGGAAGCACCATAGACTTTGCCCTAAAACAAAAATGTGTGCGCGGCGTAACTTTTCAACCCACACAAATTGCTGGTAGATTAGAAAATTTTGAAGTAGATGAAAACCGTATTACCTTAACTGAAGTACGTAGAAAAATTTTAGAGCAATCGCCCATTTTTGAACCAGACGATTTAATACCGGTACCCTGTAACCCCGATGCCTTGGTGATGGCATATGCTCTAAAATTAGGCGATGAGGTAAATCCGCTAACTAGGTTCATTAACCCAGATGATTTATTGAACGAAGGGAAAAACACCATTATTTACGAGCAAGATGAACAACTGCACGGCAAAATGATCGAGCTTTTTAGTACAGGCAATTCTGTTGAAAAAGCATCGGAAAATTTAAAAAGTATTATGTGCTGCCTACCTGAAATTGATGCTCCAGAACTTGGATATGATAACCTGTTTCGTATCATTATCATGCAATTTATAGATGCCCATAATTTTGATGTACGTGCCATTAAGAAATCTTGTGTGCACATTGTAAACAAAGATTATAAAATTATCCCTTTTGAAACTATGAACTTATTTTATAGAGATGATAAAATAGAACGATTAAAGGAATTACAAAACGAAATGATATGA
- a CDS encoding prolipoprotein diacylglyceryl transferase family protein, whose amino-acid sequence MTHTLLIVSLPFEPIVFGVKLNMHLILEYLAFFVGFRYYVFLRKKSADVISSNNRLSIIIGAIFGALFLSRLVAFFENPIAHLDQGLLYNLNNKTIIGGLFGGLLGVELAKKIIGEKHSSGDLFTLPIILGIIIGRIGCFLAGVKEFTYGKETSLFTGMDLGDGVLRHPIALYEVLFLSVLFVIIKRLQKLNLTFKNGDIFKLFMVTYFSLRFGIEFLKPNSFYFLGLSSIQILCLICLVYYQKFILRGITYVRKKLYLL is encoded by the coding sequence ATGACCCATACGCTACTTATTGTCTCGCTACCTTTTGAGCCTATTGTATTTGGTGTAAAATTAAACATGCACCTTATTCTTGAATACCTAGCGTTTTTTGTAGGGTTTAGATACTATGTTTTTCTACGGAAAAAGAGCGCTGATGTCATTTCTTCCAATAACCGACTCTCCATTATCATAGGTGCTATTTTTGGGGCGCTGTTTTTATCAAGATTAGTGGCGTTTTTTGAAAACCCTATAGCCCACTTAGATCAAGGTTTGCTTTACAACCTAAACAACAAAACCATAATTGGCGGACTCTTTGGTGGCTTGCTGGGTGTGGAGCTTGCGAAGAAGATTATTGGCGAAAAACATTCGTCTGGAGACTTGTTTACACTGCCTATCATCTTAGGCATTATCATAGGCAGAATTGGTTGCTTTTTAGCAGGTGTTAAAGAGTTTACCTACGGAAAAGAAACTTCCTTATTTACCGGTATGGACTTAGGTGATGGTGTTTTAAGGCATCCCATTGCACTATATGAAGTGCTGTTTTTATCCGTGCTTTTCGTCATCATCAAAAGGTTACAAAAGTTGAATCTTACTTTTAAAAACGGAGATATTTTTAAGCTCTTTATGGTTACCTATTTCTCCCTTCGGTTCGGTATTGAATTTCTAAAACCCAACTCTTTTTATTTCTTAGGGCTAAGTAGTATTCAAATATTATGTCTAATTTGTTTGGTGTACTACCAAAAATTCATCCTACGGGGAATAACATATGTCAGAAAAAAACTATACCTATTATGA
- the dusB gene encoding tRNA dihydrouridine synthase DusB, with the protein MPKIGDIQLPDFPLLLAPMEDVSDPPFRALCKEQGADVVYTEFISSEGLIRDAAKSVMKLDIYEKERPVGIQIFGANLDSMLQSVEIVEKSKPDIIDINFGCPVKKVVSRGAGAGILKDIDLMVSLTKAMVEHSNLPITVKTRLGWDDSSIKIVEVAERLQDVGCAAIAIHGRTRAQMYKGSADWNPIREVKNNPRMHIPVFGNGDVDSPEAAMKMRDEYGLDGAMIGRASIGYPWIFREIKHFFETGTHLAPPTMAERVEAARRHLQMSIDWKGETLGVFETRRHYTNYFKGIPNFKEYRMKMVTSDDSASVFAAFDEVLQKFGDHQFTNA; encoded by the coding sequence GTGCCCAAGATAGGAGACATACAACTACCTGATTTTCCGTTGCTTTTAGCGCCAATGGAAGATGTAAGCGACCCACCATTTAGAGCCCTTTGTAAAGAGCAAGGAGCCGATGTGGTGTATACAGAATTTATTTCTTCGGAAGGATTGATTCGTGATGCCGCAAAAAGCGTTATGAAGCTAGATATTTATGAGAAGGAACGCCCTGTAGGTATTCAAATTTTTGGCGCTAATTTGGATAGTATGTTACAATCTGTAGAGATTGTAGAAAAGTCAAAGCCCGATATCATTGATATTAATTTTGGTTGCCCTGTAAAGAAAGTGGTATCTAGAGGAGCGGGAGCCGGAATATTAAAGGATATAGACTTAATGGTCTCCTTGACCAAGGCTATGGTAGAGCATAGTAATTTACCCATTACGGTAAAGACCAGATTAGGTTGGGATGATAGTTCCATTAAAATTGTTGAGGTTGCAGAACGTTTACAAGATGTGGGCTGTGCTGCAATTGCAATACATGGAAGAACCCGTGCACAAATGTATAAGGGAAGTGCAGATTGGAACCCTATTAGAGAGGTTAAGAACAATCCAAGAATGCATATACCCGTATTTGGTAACGGAGATGTAGATTCACCGGAAGCAGCCATGAAAATGCGTGATGAATATGGATTGGATGGCGCCATGATAGGTCGTGCAAGTATTGGCTACCCTTGGATATTTAGGGAAATAAAACACTTTTTTGAAACAGGAACCCATTTAGCACCACCAACAATGGCAGAACGTGTAGAAGCTGCGCGTCGTCATTTGCAGATGTCCATAGATTGGAAAGGGGAAACTTTGGGCGTGTTTGAAACAAGAAGACATTATACCAACTACTTTAAAGGAATTCCTAATTTTAAGGAGTATCGTATGAAAATGGTAACCAGTGATGATTCTGCTTCGGTATTCGCTGCTTTTGATGAGGTGTTGCAAAAGTTCGGCGATCACCAGTTTACCAATGCTTAG
- a CDS encoding ABC transporter permease: MNFPLYIAKRYVRSKSTQNAVNIINFITFLVIVIGSAALFIVLSAFAGLKTFSLSFTESFDPQLKALPVAGKTFTLSPEQEERLQSVNGLAFYSKEIEEKVSLEHRGKNHIAYIKGVDSNYTKVTGVDSTLYIGDWTLNESQVVSGLGIANILGVTINQYRSPMQIYAFKPGKGSISQQSISSLYNQLPMVIGGVYAVEADLDNKYVFADLRLTQALLEKDSLSISGINFKMDEGVEPSAVRDEIQTILGDGVQLKNRQQLNSTLYKMLNTENIATYLIFTLVLIIALFNVVGAIIMMILDKQQNSKTLYSLGTTIKELRRIYFVQGILVTGFGGLIGVLLGVLIVWSQLAFSWLKITATLAYPVKFEFINIVIVLATILVLGIIASKIASSRINKKLVDL; the protein is encoded by the coding sequence TTGAATTTTCCTCTCTATATCGCTAAAAGATATGTGCGTTCTAAAAGTACCCAGAACGCGGTCAACATTATTAATTTTATCACCTTTTTAGTTATTGTCATTGGCTCTGCCGCACTATTTATTGTATTATCTGCCTTCGCCGGTTTAAAAACTTTTAGTCTTTCTTTTACCGAATCTTTTGACCCACAATTAAAAGCGTTACCCGTAGCTGGTAAGACCTTTACCTTATCCCCAGAACAGGAAGAACGTTTGCAATCGGTCAACGGATTGGCATTTTACTCTAAAGAAATAGAAGAGAAAGTTTCTCTTGAACACCGAGGAAAAAACCATATTGCATACATAAAAGGGGTAGATAGTAACTACACTAAAGTAACTGGTGTAGATAGTACGCTTTATATTGGCGACTGGACATTAAATGAATCTCAAGTAGTGTCCGGTCTGGGTATTGCCAATATCCTAGGTGTTACCATCAATCAATATAGAAGCCCTATGCAGATCTATGCTTTTAAACCGGGCAAGGGTTCTATATCGCAACAAAGTATTTCATCGCTCTACAATCAATTGCCCATGGTCATTGGTGGCGTGTATGCCGTAGAAGCTGATTTGGATAATAAATACGTTTTTGCCGATCTGCGATTGACACAAGCTTTATTGGAAAAAGATTCGCTCTCCATTTCCGGTATAAATTTTAAGATGGATGAAGGTGTTGAACCTAGCGCCGTGCGTGATGAAATTCAAACAATTTTGGGTGATGGCGTACAACTAAAAAACAGACAGCAACTGAACAGTACACTCTACAAAATGCTGAATACCGAAAACATAGCCACGTATCTCATTTTTACTTTAGTACTTATTATTGCCTTATTTAATGTTGTCGGCGCTATTATCATGATGATTTTAGACAAGCAACAGAATTCTAAAACACTCTACAGCCTAGGTACTACGATCAAAGAATTGCGCCGAATTTATTTTGTACAAGGCATTCTAGTAACTGGTTTTGGTGGATTAATTGGCGTATTGCTTGGCGTATTAATTGTTTGGTCGCAGCTTGCTTTCAGTTGGCTAAAAATAACGGCTACTTTGGCTTACCCGGTAAAGTTTGAATTTATCAATATTGTCATAGTACTGGCAACCATTCTTGTATTGGGCATAATTGCCTCTAAAATTGCAAGTAGCCGAATCAATAAAAAGTTGGTAGACCTCTAA
- the rbfA gene encoding 30S ribosome-binding factor RbfA, producing METQRQRKIAGVIQKDIVDILQKAAIDGGLRNTLISVSKVSVTTDLSIAKIYLSIFPNEKAGELMEGIKSNQPLIKHELSQRTRNQLRRVPELLFYLDDSLDYIENIEKSLKREENPIENRDLLPKRKKS from the coding sequence ATGGAAACGCAAAGACAACGTAAGATAGCGGGAGTTATTCAAAAAGATATTGTAGACATTCTACAAAAAGCTGCCATTGATGGTGGGTTACGTAATACCCTTATCTCCGTATCTAAGGTTTCGGTTACAACAGATCTTTCTATTGCCAAAATATATTTGAGCATTTTTCCTAATGAGAAAGCGGGAGAGTTAATGGAGGGCATAAAATCTAACCAACCCCTAATTAAACACGAACTTTCTCAACGTACACGTAACCAATTACGTAGAGTGCCTGAGCTATTGTTCTATTTAGATGATTCTCTAGATTATATAGAGAACATTGAAAAATCACTGAAGCGCGAAGAAAACCCAATAGAGAACAGAGATTTATTACCTAAACGTAAAAAGAGCTGA
- the mce gene encoding methylmalonyl-CoA epimerase, producing MKKIEHLGIAVKNMEDSNALFEKLLGVAPYKQEEVASEGVLTSFFKNGPNKIELLAATTANGPIAKFLEKKGEGIHHVAFEVEDIFAEMERLKAEGFTLLNEKPKKGADNKLVAFVHPKTANGVLVELCQEIVK from the coding sequence ATGAAAAAGATCGAACATTTGGGTATTGCGGTAAAGAACATGGAAGATTCTAATGCCCTTTTTGAGAAATTACTTGGTGTGGCACCCTATAAGCAAGAAGAAGTTGCATCGGAAGGTGTACTAACCTCCTTCTTTAAAAACGGACCTAACAAAATAGAGTTGTTGGCCGCCACAACGGCTAACGGACCCATTGCCAAGTTTTTGGAAAAAAAGGGAGAAGGCATACACCATGTAGCTTTTGAAGTGGAAGATATTTTTGCTGAAATGGAACGTTTAAAAGCTGAAGGCTTTACTTTACTGAATGAAAAACCCAAGAAAGGGGCAGATAATAAGCTAGTTGCCTTTGTACACCCAAAGACTGCAAATGGGGTGTTGGTAGAGTTGTGCCAAGAAATTGTCAAGTAG
- a CDS encoding GIY-YIG nuclease family protein, which yields MSSHTYILYSTTLNKFYIGACHEDLDQRIENHNAGAYGSKSFTSNTNDWVLFLKFDCDDYAHAIRLERKIKSMRSGVYIRNLNTYAELRDKIFNETKSS from the coding sequence ATGTCTTCACATACTTACATTCTATACAGCACAACACTTAACAAATTCTATATTGGTGCGTGTCATGAAGATTTAGACCAACGTATTGAAAATCACAACGCAGGTGCTTATGGTTCAAAAAGCTTTACCTCGAATACAAATGATTGGGTCTTATTCTTGAAGTTTGATTGTGATGATTATGCCCATGCAATTCGCCTAGAACGAAAAATAAAATCAATGAGGAGCGGTGTTTACATTCGGAACTTGAATACATATGCCGAGCTACGAGACAAGATATTTAATGAAACCAAGAGCAGCTGA
- a CDS encoding M14 family metallopeptidase: MTTKNSWYKAALLTLVLAISCMPMTMAQTVPSPEDVFGFKVGADYKLADYSQIEDYLSKLDASSNRVKKVEIGTTVLGRKMYILFISSEENLKDLDKWKDISTKLARVQVSDEEAMKLSEEGKAVVWIDGGMHSTELAHGQMTSEFAYTLATAETTEIKKIRDNVITILMPVMNPDGLDIVVDWYKKNLGTAYETSRPPILYHYYMGHDNNRDWFMNTMPETYNVTKILYNEWYPQIVYNHHQSSPSWTKISLPPYADPVNPRIHPAITAGVSEVGSAMTKRFSLENMPGAIADNFYTMFWNGGGRTVPYYHNMIGILTEVGHTSPTPRFYDPEKLPKTVAGGTPTDGTDIMYPDPWKGGESHFRDAVDYMLTATWATLDLAADRKSNYLYNIYKMGASTIEKSKEEGPFAYVIAKEQWDAFESVNLVNVLLKGGIEIEKATKNFEINGKKYEKGSYVIYTAQAFRPYLMDLMEKQNYPTRFQYPGGPPDTPYDLAGWTLPMQMGIAVDKIAEPFKVSTEKVLVSAPYYEGGVKGNASFGYLLSANSNASVAVTNKVLKAGGTAHKTKAAFKSGKTEYPAGSYIVSGGSASIDDLAAEYGLEVVGLSAEPKVEMTKVHTPKVGLYKSWVSNMDEGWTRFIMDEYSFETDTLHDTDIQTKDLSQYDVLIIPSQRAKSILHGNSPLKMPEKFTGGIGLEGSLALSKYVENGGTLMAFDAASNYVIEQFGLPLKDATEDTDSKEFFIPGSLIKTGIDTTHPLAFGMQDTVAVSFNKSRAFVIDKQSKKGEGGTEDIKDAPAPEVEVIATYAEKDLLMSGWAMGEKKYIAKKPAMVKATYGKGSVVLFAFRPQFRAQPRGTYKLIFNTIFEGAAE, from the coding sequence ATGACTACAAAAAACTCATGGTACAAGGCGGCATTGCTGACCCTTGTACTGGCCATTTCGTGTATGCCCATGACCATGGCGCAAACCGTACCTTCACCTGAAGACGTTTTTGGTTTTAAAGTCGGTGCCGATTATAAATTGGCAGACTACAGCCAAATTGAAGACTATCTTTCTAAACTAGACGCTTCATCTAATCGTGTCAAAAAAGTAGAAATTGGAACTACGGTACTAGGTAGAAAAATGTACATTCTGTTTATTTCTAGTGAGGAAAACCTAAAAGATTTAGATAAATGGAAAGACATTAGTACAAAACTTGCCCGTGTTCAGGTTTCTGACGAAGAAGCCATGAAATTATCTGAGGAAGGAAAAGCTGTAGTTTGGATAGACGGCGGTATGCACTCTACTGAGTTGGCACACGGACAAATGACATCTGAGTTTGCATATACCTTGGCTACTGCAGAAACTACCGAGATTAAAAAAATTAGGGACAATGTGATTACCATATTAATGCCGGTAATGAATCCTGATGGGTTGGATATTGTTGTAGACTGGTACAAGAAGAATTTGGGTACGGCATATGAGACATCAAGACCTCCAATTTTATATCACTACTACATGGGGCATGATAATAATAGGGATTGGTTTATGAATACCATGCCAGAAACCTATAACGTAACTAAGATTTTGTACAATGAATGGTATCCACAGATAGTATATAACCACCATCAATCTTCACCATCTTGGACAAAAATATCTTTACCACCATATGCAGATCCTGTAAACCCAAGAATACATCCAGCAATCACTGCCGGTGTAAGTGAAGTAGGCTCTGCAATGACCAAAAGGTTTTCATTGGAGAATATGCCAGGTGCCATTGCCGATAATTTTTATACCATGTTCTGGAACGGCGGTGGGCGTACCGTGCCTTACTATCACAATATGATCGGTATTTTAACTGAAGTTGGTCATACGAGTCCGACGCCGCGATTTTACGATCCTGAAAAATTACCTAAAACCGTTGCCGGTGGCACACCAACAGATGGTACCGATATTATGTATCCAGACCCTTGGAAAGGTGGCGAATCTCATTTTCGAGATGCCGTAGACTATATGCTGACCGCAACTTGGGCAACTCTGGATTTAGCAGCTGATCGTAAGAGCAACTACTTGTACAATATCTATAAAATGGGAGCTTCGACAATTGAGAAATCAAAAGAGGAAGGTCCGTTCGCATATGTAATAGCAAAAGAGCAGTGGGATGCTTTTGAATCTGTAAACCTGGTAAACGTATTGTTAAAAGGCGGAATTGAAATTGAAAAAGCCACTAAGAATTTTGAGATCAACGGAAAAAAATATGAGAAAGGTTCGTATGTAATTTACACTGCACAAGCCTTTAGACCGTATTTAATGGATTTGATGGAAAAGCAGAATTACCCAACGCGTTTTCAATATCCAGGTGGTCCACCGGACACTCCTTATGATCTAGCCGGTTGGACATTGCCCATGCAAATGGGTATTGCAGTAGATAAAATTGCAGAACCGTTCAAGGTAAGTACAGAAAAAGTGCTTGTATCTGCACCGTATTATGAAGGTGGTGTAAAGGGGAATGCTTCCTTTGGATATCTATTAAGTGCCAATAGTAATGCATCTGTTGCTGTGACCAATAAAGTATTAAAAGCAGGCGGGACGGCACATAAAACCAAAGCAGCGTTTAAATCGGGTAAAACTGAGTATCCTGCTGGGTCATATATTGTTTCGGGTGGTAGTGCATCTATAGATGACTTAGCGGCAGAATATGGTTTAGAAGTTGTTGGGTTATCTGCCGAACCAAAAGTGGAAATGACCAAGGTACATACGCCAAAAGTAGGATTGTATAAATCTTGGGTTTCCAATATGGATGAAGGGTGGACACGCTTTATCATGGATGAATATTCGTTCGAGACCGATACGCTTCACGATACAGACATACAAACAAAAGATTTGTCGCAGTATGATGTACTGATCATACCATCACAACGCGCAAAATCAATTTTACATGGTAACTCACCATTAAAAATGCCAGAGAAGTTTACAGGTGGTATCGGTTTAGAAGGTTCGCTTGCCTTGAGCAAATATGTAGAAAATGGCGGGACTTTAATGGCTTTTGATGCTGCCAGTAATTATGTGATAGAGCAATTTGGTTTACCCCTAAAAGACGCTACCGAAGACACAGATAGCAAAGAATTTTTTATACCAGGTTCATTGATCAAGACAGGTATAGATACCACGCATCCGTTGGCATTTGGTATGCAAGATACCGTTGCTGTTTCCTTCAATAAAAGTCGTGCCTTTGTTATTGATAAGCAAAGTAAAAAAGGCGAAGGTGGTACAGAAGATATAAAAGATGCACCTGCTCCAGAAGTTGAGGTAATTGCCACCTATGCGGAGAAAGACCTTTTAATGAGTGGCTGGGCAATGGGCGAGAAAAAGTACATTGCTAAAAAACCAGCTATGGTCAAAGCAACATACGGTAAGGGTTCTGTTGTGTTGTTCGCATTTAGGCCACAATTTAGAGCACAACCAAGAGGTACCTATAAACTAATATTCAATACTATTTTTGAAGGAGCCGCAGAATAG